The region TATTATGCGGTTCTTTTTGGCGGACAAGCTCTCATTGTTGATCCAAAAGCGGAACGAGGTTTGTGGAAAGAAGCTTTACCCGATATTGCAGAAGAAATTAATATCGTTAATCTTACAAGTGATGAACTCAACAAAGGATTACTTGACCCCTACGTCATTATGAAAAATAAGAAGGATTCTGAGAGCTTAGCCATTGATATTTTAACCTTTCTCACAGGTATATCGAGCCGAGATGGTGAAAAATTTCCTGTTTTACGAAAAGCGATTCGGGCGGTCAGCCAGCAGGAAGAACGTGGCTTGCTGCTAGTGATTCATGAACTAAGAAGTGATCCGAACCCTTTAGCTGCCACCATTGCAGACCATATCGAAAGTTTTACCGACTATGATTTTGCACATCTGCTCTTTTCTGACGGAACTGTACAAAACTCTATCAGTCTACAAAAACAGCTGAATATTATTCAAGTAGCTGATTTAGTATTGCCTGACGCTGAAACAAGCTTTGAAGAATATACAACGATGGAGCTCCTAAGTGTTGCCATGCTGATTATCATCTCCACTTTTGCGTTAGATTTTATTCACTCTGACCGAAGCATTTTTAAGATCGTAGACTTGGATGAAGCTTGGTCCTGTGCGAAACGTTCGCAATTGAAAAGATTGCGCACATTCTCGAAGATAGCTGCTTAAAAACAGTTAATCAGAAAGAGAATGGAGAACTCTTAACTTGAGAAGCGGAATGATAGGGTAACGCCTTGAAACACTTCCTCTGATACTCCGACATGCGATAGTTCAGTGCAAGAAGTATTGTATGAAGCTCGGTGAAGTCGGCAAAAGATTACCGTAGTAAATGATTCATCATTTAACGAAATTGTCCTAGAGGTAGGATATGTAATTGATATGCCGGGAGTCATTAAAAACAGAATATGGTGAGAATGTTCCATTAGGAACTGACGAACTGGCGAATGTACGCTCTGAAGGCTAGCATACAGAAATGTATGTACGACAGGCTTGAGGATAAGTAAGAATAGCGACCTATGAAAGTCCTTGATGTGTTATAGGCACATGATAAGTCTGTGGGGTAAAGTCAGCACCTAACCTCTGTACTGATAAAGTTAAGGGAACGTTGAAAACTAAGGACGTGGAGTTTGCACAACCAGTGAAGCGTTGAAAAGGAAATCATAACTTTTCTTAATCCTTAGTGAGAGTAGTGGCACGACCGATGAAGATTCTGTAATGGAATCGGAGGAACAGCCACAAGTCATTTATTTATTGAATAAAACTTAATCACTACTCATGGATTCTAGTAGGACTAAAAAGGTCACGAATCTGACGAGAGGAGTGATAAACCATGAATCAAACTGTTAGAGAAGAAATTGTTCTAAAAGATAATAAATTACGTTATGCAGAATACTACGGAATGACCGAAATTTTCGATGAGTTGTATCAGAAAAGCGCCGAAGGAGTTTCATTTAAAAGCTTAATGAACATCATCACATCAAATGAAAATATACAATTAGCTTATCGAACGATCAAAAGAAATGGTGGTAGTAAAACAAAGGGTATTGATGGAGTTTCCATTAAAGATATTGAAAAACTCCCTTACACTACCTTTCTTACCATCGTACAAAAAAAGGTTCGACGCTATACACTGAGAAAAGTTCGTAGAGTAGAAATTCCTAAAGCAAATGGTCGTAAGAGACCATTAGGTATCCCCTCTATATGGGATAGAATTACTCAACAATGTATTCTGCAAGTAATTGAACCAATTTGCGAAGCTAAATTTCATAAACACAGTTATGGATTTAGACCTCAACGGTCTACAGAAAATGCAATAGCCACGTGTATGTATCGAATGAATCAAAGTCGATTAAATTATGTAGTTGATGTAGATATTAAAGGATTCTTTGATAACGTTCATCATGGAAAACTCATGCGCCAAATATGGACAATGGGTATTCGTGATAAACAATTATTGGTTATCTTACGAAAGATGTTGAAAGCACCTATTGTTCTTCCAAGTGGGGAAACTGAAATTCCAACAAAAGGAACACCTCAAGGCGGAATTCTAAGTCCCTTACTCGCAAATATTAATTTGAATGAGTTTGATTGGTGGATTGCCAATCAATGGGAAGAGCGTACTTGTCGGGAGTTAAAATCTAATTACAATAAAAAAGGCTACTTGGATAAGGGGCATAGTTTTACGAAGTTACGAAATACGACCTCTTTGAAAGAAATGTATATCGTAAGGTATTGCGATGACTTCAAAATATTTTGTCGTACAAAATCAGACGCCCATAAAATATACCATGCAGTCAAACTGTGGTTGAAAGATAGATTGAAACTTCCTATTTCAGAGGAAAAGTCAAAGATAACCGATTTAGAAGCCGAATCTAGCGAATTTCTTGGATTTACATTGCGATTAGTTTCAAAAAGTGGCAAAAAAGTCTGTCACTCACATGTTGCGCCAAAAGCTCTTAAACGCATTAAACATGGGCTTAAGAGACAAGTAAAGCAGATTAAGAAAATGGATAAGCGCAGATATGTTGTACGAGAAATAAAAAAATATAATTCCATGATTATTGGAATACATGAGTACTACAAGCTAGCCACTCATGTAAACCTAGATTTCTCGCCTCTTAATTATCAACTACTAACTACTATGCATAATTTACTTCGACAGCATGGGCTGACCAAAAACGGTGAATACAAAGGTCATGATAAAGGAATCAAGAAGTATTTGAAATCAAAGCAAATGCGCTACTTACTTGGCTACCCTATTTTACCTTTAGGCTATGTTCAAATGAGAAAACCAATGTTAAAGAAACATGCTTATAACAAATATACGCCTGAAGGTAGACTTGCGATTCATCGGAAACAACAATCTGTCCCAGAATGGAAGATTCAGTGGTTACGACAACATCCGGTCATTAACGAACGAGCAAGCATTGAGTTCAATGATAATCGAATTTCATTGTTTGTCGCACAAAAAGGAAGATGTGCTATAACAGGAGTAGAATTTTTCTTAGATGACTTCCACTGTCATCATAAAAAATTGTGGTCAAGTACTCAAAATGATTCCTATCGGAATCTGATACTTGTCACAAAAGAAGTTCATACACTCATTCACGCGACAAAACAAGAAACAATCAAGCGACTCTTGAATCAATTAGCTTTATCAAGTGACCAACTGGAAAAATTAAATAAACTTCGCAAATTAGTTAATAATTATGAACTACCATTAAACATTGAAATGGAAGAAACATATGAACAGTTAACTCTTTTCTAACCAAAATAGATTAAGAAAAATGAATTCAATGAATAAATGATGGAGCGCCGTATGAGGTGAAAGTCTCACGTACGGTGTGGAGCGGGGGAAAACCTGGAGATAATCTCAAAGGGTTACCTATCGCTATTTCTGCAAGTAGCGCAGGGAAAAACACTTTCCAATAAGCTGGTGCGAGCTGGCCGGGCCATGAATGCTGGAGTTTATTTTGTTACCCAAAATGCGGATGATTTAACGGATGAAAAGTTGAAAAATAACATCGGGGTGAAGTTTGCCTTCCGTTCCAGAGACTTGACGGAAATTAAGAAAACTCTTCAATTCTTTGGTGTGGATGCGGAAGACGAAGCAAATCAAAGACGGCTACGTGAATTGGAAAACGGTCAATGTCTTATGCAAGATTTATACGGCCGGGTTGGAACCATTCAAGTCCATCCAGTTTTTGAAGATTTATTTGAAGCCTTTGATACCAGACCGCCTGTTATAGAAAGGCAGTGATAACGTTGAATCTATCTAAAGGCAAAAAAATCATGTTGATGACGGTACTCATTGGTACGGTCCTTTTTTTATTGTTTCTATCTTTACTGACGGTTACTCACGCCGCTGGTTTAGTGGATGATACGGTCTCAGAAGATAATCTTTATTCGCTGTATCCGCTCGATCATTACCAATTAGATTTTTTTGTAGATAGCGGTTGGGATTGGCTGCCATGGAATTGGGATGATGGCATAGGTAAACAGGTCATGTATGGATTGTACACTATTACCAACTTTATTTGGATTATCAATCTCTATTTATCCAATGCCACAGGTTACTTGGTACAGCAGGCTTATTCACTTGATTTCATTTCTGAAACAGCAAATGCTATCGGGAAAAATATGCAGACACTTGCCGGAATTACATCAGAAGGGTTTGGGGAAGAAGGTTTCTATGTCGGTTTTCTGCTTCTCTTTGTATTGATTATCGGAATCTATGTAGCATATACCGGTTTGTTGAAACAGGAAACGACCAAAGCTATGCGGGCTGTCATTAACTTTTTAGTAGTGTTTATTTTGTCTGCTTCTTTTATTGCTTACGCCCCGACTTATGTTATGAAGATTAATGATTTTTCAGCAGATGTAAGCGAGGCAGCACTTGATTTGGGAGCCAAAATGCTTATGCCAAGTTCCAATAGTCAAGGAAAAGATAGTGTCGATATGATTCGGAATAATCTCTTCTCGATTCAGATAGAGCAGCCATGGATGCTGTTGCAATTTGATAACTCGGATAAAGAAGCAATTGGAGAAGAACGTGTAGATACATTGGTTTCTACCAGTCCCGATGAGAACAATGGAAAGAACCGCGAAAATGTTGTGAAAGCAGAAATTGAAAATCACGACAATAAAAATCTGACGATTACGAAGACTACCACTCGTTTAGGGATGGTCTTCTTTTTATTTCTATTTAACATTGGTATATCTATTTTCGTGTTTCTTTTATCCGGTATGATGATTTTCTCGCAACTGCTTTTCATTGTTTTTGCGATTTTTCTTCCTATCAGCTTTTTACTTTCCATGATTCCCAGCTTTGAAAATATGGGGAAACAAGCAATTATGAAACTCTTTAACGTGATTATGCTGAGGGCAGGAATTACGCTGGTGATTACGGTTGCCTTTAGTATTTCATCCATGTTGTATACCCTGACCAGCAGCTATCCATTTTTCTTGATTGCATTTCTACAAATCGTTACATTTGCCGGCATTTACATGAAGCTAGGTGATATTATGAGCATGTTTCGTTTACAAAGCAGCGATAGTCAACAAGTCGGTCGAGGTGTTATGCGACGACCAAAACAAATGGCATACCGCAGCGGTCGTCGCTTGCAACGTTCGATTGGACGGACATTGACAGGTGCAGCAGCTGGGGCGACTGTTGGATCAATGATAGGTAAAGGCAAAGGTTCCTTTTCTCTTAGCAGACCTTTACAACGATTAAAACCAACCAGAAATAACAAGACGGAACGGAGCAATAATGAATCTAAATCTTTCAGCCAGAGAGTCGGGCAAACGACCGGAAAAGTTATAGATACCAAAAATCGTGTACGTGCGAATATCCAACATCGTAAAGCTCAACTTAGGGACTTGCCAACAACTGCAAAGTACGCGGTTGTACAAGGAAAAGAAAATCTTAAGCGACCTGGCAGAGACTTTAAAAAGGGGATGACGCAAGCAAAAGAACGGCGGCTAATACAAAATACCGAACGTATGAACAAACACCGCCAAACGATTGCTGAAAAGCGGCAAGCTTTGGACAAGAAGCAAAAGAATCCAAAATCTTATTCCAGTAATCCGACGATACAGCAAAAACCTGTTTCTTCTTCAATGAAAGAAAAACAGGCGACCAAACAAAAACAAAAAGAAAGAACGATTTCTGAAAATCATAAAAGCAAACAGGCAATGGTACAAAAAGAAGGTATCCAAGCGCTGCGAACTCAAAAGAGACAAGCAACTCAACCGTATAAAGAGTCTATACAAAGTAAGAAACAGAACCGGAAAACAAACTTTGTTCGGATTCCAAAAAAGAATCCAAAATCGCAGGAAAAACAAGTGATGAAACGACCTGTCCTGCCTAGAAAACGAATAAAGCAACATCCGAAACCTCCACGCAGGCGACAAACAATCAGGAGGAATCGCTCATGATATTTTTACGATTAAAGATCATATTGATTATGAGTGGAATAGGATTTTTAGCGTTCTTGGGATTGTTGTCTTTTGTGGCCATTTTTATTTCTGATGAAGCAGGGGACTTTGATGCTCCAATGGATTTAGGTTTATCAGGAGATTTTCAACATGTTTCTTTATCCGAAGATGTGTTAGCTCATCAACAGACCGTAGAGAAGTACGCAAATGAATATAATATCGGTGAGTATGTTCCAATATTACTTGCCATTATTGCTGTAGAGAGTGGCGGCACTGTGGAAGATGTTATGCAAAGCAGTGAGTCGCTCGGATTATCTCCCAATTCCTTAGATACTGAGGCCTCCATTGAACAGGGGACTAAATATCTTGCAGAATTATTACAAGCAGCGGAAAGTAAAGAAGTTGATCAAGAAGCCGCTATTCAAGCCTATAATTACGGCGGTGGTTTTATCGACTATGT is a window of Lentibacillus daqui DNA encoding:
- the ltrA gene encoding group II intron reverse transcriptase/maturase codes for the protein MNQTVREEIVLKDNKLRYAEYYGMTEIFDELYQKSAEGVSFKSLMNIITSNENIQLAYRTIKRNGGSKTKGIDGVSIKDIEKLPYTTFLTIVQKKVRRYTLRKVRRVEIPKANGRKRPLGIPSIWDRITQQCILQVIEPICEAKFHKHSYGFRPQRSTENAIATCMYRMNQSRLNYVVDVDIKGFFDNVHHGKLMRQIWTMGIRDKQLLVILRKMLKAPIVLPSGETEIPTKGTPQGGILSPLLANINLNEFDWWIANQWEERTCRELKSNYNKKGYLDKGHSFTKLRNTTSLKEMYIVRYCDDFKIFCRTKSDAHKIYHAVKLWLKDRLKLPISEEKSKITDLEAESSEFLGFTLRLVSKSGKKVCHSHVAPKALKRIKHGLKRQVKQIKKMDKRRYVVREIKKYNSMIIGIHEYYKLATHVNLDFSPLNYQLLTTMHNLLRQHGLTKNGEYKGHDKGIKKYLKSKQMRYLLGYPILPLGYVQMRKPMLKKHAYNKYTPEGRLAIHRKQQSVPEWKIQWLRQHPVINERASIEFNDNRISLFVAQKGRCAITGVEFFLDDFHCHHKKLWSSTQNDSYRNLILVTKEVHTLIHATKQETIKRLLNQLALSSDQLEKLNKLRKLVNNYELPLNIEMEETYEQLTLF
- a CDS encoding CD3337/EF1877 family mobilome membrane protein; the encoded protein is MTLNLSKGKKIMLMTVLIGTVLFLLFLSLLTVTHAAGLVDDTVSEDNLYSLYPLDHYQLDFFVDSGWDWLPWNWDDGIGKQVMYGLYTITNFIWIINLYLSNATGYLVQQAYSLDFISETANAIGKNMQTLAGITSEGFGEEGFYVGFLLLFVLIIGIYVAYTGLLKQETTKAMRAVINFLVVFILSASFIAYAPTYVMKINDFSADVSEAALDLGAKMLMPSSNSQGKDSVDMIRNNLFSIQIEQPWMLLQFDNSDKEAIGEERVDTLVSTSPDENNGKNRENVVKAEIENHDNKNLTITKTTTRLGMVFFLFLFNIGISIFVFLLSGMMIFSQLLFIVFAIFLPISFLLSMIPSFENMGKQAIMKLFNVIMLRAGITLVITVAFSISSMLYTLTSSYPFFLIAFLQIVTFAGIYMKLGDIMSMFRLQSSDSQQVGRGVMRRPKQMAYRSGRRLQRSIGRTLTGAAAGATVGSMIGKGKGSFSLSRPLQRLKPTRNNKTERSNNESKSFSQRVGQTTGKVIDTKNRVRANIQHRKAQLRDLPTTAKYAVVQGKENLKRPGRDFKKGMTQAKERRLIQNTERMNKHRQTIAEKRQALDKKQKNPKSYSSNPTIQQKPVSSSMKEKQATKQKQKERTISENHKSKQAMVQKEGIQALRTQKRQATQPYKESIQSKKQNRKTNFVRIPKKNPKSQEKQVMKRPVLPRKRIKQHPKPPRRRQTIRRNRS